A stretch of Microtus pennsylvanicus isolate mMicPen1 chromosome 5, mMicPen1.hap1, whole genome shotgun sequence DNA encodes these proteins:
- the Cavin3 gene encoding caveolae-associated protein 3 produces MGESSLESGPVPGAPAGGPVHAVTVVTLLEKLATMLEALRERQGGLAERQGGLAGSVRRIQSGLGSLSRSHDTTSNTLAQLLAKAERVGSHADAAQERALHRAAQVQRLEANHGLLVARGKLHVLLFKEETEIPARAFQKAPELLGPEDQSVPGLEQPEDQAGESSDEEPVESRAQRLRRTGLEKVQSLRRALSSRKAQPTPVKPPRLGPVRSSEGPTDGQPVAQPAAPEESSLESALEPEPPQATKEDPERPVLQIESAA; encoded by the exons ATGGGGGAGAGCTCACTGGAGTCTGGGCCTGTGCCCGGGGCCCCTGCCGGGGGTCCCGTGCACGCAGTCACCGTGGTGACCTTGCTGGAGAAGCTGGCCACAATGCTGGAGGCGCTGCGGGAGCGGCAGGGTGGCCTAGCCGAGAGGCAAGGCGGCCTGGCAGGCTCGGTGCGCCGCATTCAGAGCGGCCTGGGCTCATTGAGTCGCAGCCACGACACCACCAGCAACACACTAGCGCAGTTGCTGGCCAAGGCGGAGCGCGTGGGCTCTCATGCCGATGCAGCCCAGGAGCGGGCGCTGCACCGCGCTGCTCAGGTGCAGCGGCTGGAGGCCAACCACGGGCTCCTGGTGGCGCGCGGGAAGCTGCACGTCCTGCTCTTCAAG GAGGAGACTGAAATTCCAGCCCGCGCCTTCCAGAAAGCACCAGAACTCTTGGGCCCGGAGGACCAGTCGGTGCCGGGCCTAGAGCAGCCAGAGGATCAAGCTGGAGAGAGTTCAGACGAGGAGCCGGTGGAGTCCCGGGCTCAGCGACTGCGACGCACAGGCTTGGAGAAGGTACAGAGCCTAAGAAGGGCCCTTTCCAGTCGTAAAGCACAACCCACACCAGTCAAGCCGCCACGCCTAGGGCCTGTCCGGAGCTCTGAAGGCCCAACAGATGGCCAGCCTGTAGCTCAACCCGCTGCACCGGAGGAGTCCTCACTAGAGTCTGCCCTGGAGCCAGAACCTCCTCAGGCTACTAAGGAAGATCCCGAAAGGCCTGTGCTTCAAATCGAGAGTGCAGCCTAA